A region of Rhodoligotrophos appendicifer DNA encodes the following proteins:
- a CDS encoding MarR family winged helix-turn-helix transcriptional regulator, with the protein MKLETLDPVLSPEVGGAFLSSSLISGATFQKINTLQEELSEKNSKFILVVIDSLSAGPESTGNKKDRYENDFEIVVISGKNQLDATLRLLAEEKSNNDSKFEVVSREELPAKIKTLRAARLADERLRTVRLIDRVCQQVARDRDWLILASIYGRDPQGLSLTRLSSESGISLSTLWRGLERLRARRLVVMKSTQDDRRVREVALTASGQKAVERVFFADQPA; encoded by the coding sequence ATGAAACTGGAAACATTGGATCCGGTTCTATCTCCTGAAGTAGGCGGCGCGTTCTTAAGTTCGAGCTTGATCTCCGGCGCCACATTCCAGAAGATAAATACTCTCCAGGAAGAACTATCCGAGAAAAATTCTAAATTTATTCTCGTGGTCATTGATAGTTTGTCTGCAGGTCCTGAAAGCACTGGGAATAAAAAGGACCGGTACGAAAACGATTTCGAAATAGTAGTAATTTCGGGAAAAAATCAACTTGATGCTACTCTTCGACTGCTTGCGGAGGAGAAAAGCAACAACGATTCCAAATTTGAAGTGGTCTCACGCGAGGAGCTGCCCGCCAAGATCAAAACGCTTAGGGCCGCTCGGCTGGCTGATGAAAGGCTCCGCACCGTCAGATTGATCGACCGTGTCTGCCAGCAGGTGGCCAGGGATCGCGACTGGCTGATCTTGGCGAGTATTTATGGTCGTGATCCACAGGGTCTTTCACTGACGCGATTGTCGTCCGAAAGCGGGATCTCGCTGTCCACGTTGTGGCGCGGTCTTGAGAGACTTCGGGCCCGAAGGCTCGTTGTCATGAAGTCCACCCAAGACGATCGTCGCGTACGGGAAGTGGCGTTAACTGCATCCGGGCAAAAGGCTGTTGAGCGGGTCTTCTTCGCCGACCAACCCGCCTGA
- the zwf gene encoding glucose-6-phosphate dehydrogenase — MAIRIIPVSPFDLVVFGGSGDLAQRKLLPALYHRFADGQFDEASRIVGISRREMSSEAYREIAERAIKKHVRAEERPTETVNRFLSCLDYLSHDVTKTDHWTKLGKKLAHKSERVRVFYLAVAPDLYGSICTGLGRAGLATPESRVVLEKPLGYDLASAEAINGVVGTVFNEGQIYRIDHYLGKETVQNLMALRFANALFEPLWNSAHVDHVQITVAESIGVEERAPYYDGSGALRDMIQNHMLQLLCLVAIEPPSSSSADALRDEKLKVLHALKPIQEDLVGERTVRGQYRAVEAGTLSIPGYIEEVGHPSVTETFVALKAEVANWRWAGVPFYLRTGKRMAKRVSEIVIQFRSIPHSMFESTAGRIASNRLVLRLQPDEAVKMFLMIKDPGPGGMRLRQVPLNLSFAETFGTRQPDAYERLLLDVVRGNQSLFMRRDEVAAAWRWVDPIRDHWERSSDSLQGYIGGTWGPSAAIALMERDHRSWHDDNG, encoded by the coding sequence ATGGCTATAAGGATCATCCCTGTCTCTCCCTTCGATCTCGTTGTGTTCGGCGGAAGCGGCGATCTCGCGCAGCGCAAGCTTCTGCCTGCCCTCTACCACCGCTTCGCCGATGGCCAATTCGACGAGGCCTCTCGCATTGTTGGCATCAGCCGTCGCGAGATGAGTTCCGAAGCGTATCGAGAGATCGCGGAGCGCGCCATCAAGAAGCACGTGCGCGCCGAGGAGCGGCCCACTGAAACGGTGAACCGCTTCTTGTCGTGTCTGGACTATTTGAGCCATGACGTCACCAAGACTGATCATTGGACGAAGCTCGGCAAAAAGCTCGCGCATAAGTCAGAACGGGTGCGAGTATTCTACCTGGCGGTTGCTCCAGACCTTTATGGATCGATCTGTACGGGGCTGGGCCGGGCCGGCCTCGCGACCCCTGAGTCGCGCGTGGTCCTGGAGAAGCCGCTGGGCTATGATCTGGCTTCGGCAGAAGCCATTAACGGCGTCGTCGGGACTGTTTTCAACGAAGGCCAGATCTACAGGATCGATCATTACCTGGGCAAGGAGACTGTGCAAAATCTGATGGCACTGCGCTTCGCCAACGCACTGTTCGAGCCCCTGTGGAACTCCGCCCATGTCGACCACGTCCAGATCACCGTCGCCGAGTCCATTGGTGTGGAGGAGAGAGCTCCTTATTATGACGGATCCGGCGCACTCCGCGACATGATCCAAAACCACATGCTGCAGCTGCTGTGCCTGGTCGCCATAGAGCCCCCCTCCTCCTCTTCGGCGGATGCTTTACGCGACGAGAAACTCAAGGTGCTGCATGCGCTCAAGCCGATCCAGGAAGATCTCGTAGGAGAGAGGACCGTGCGCGGACAATATCGCGCCGTCGAAGCCGGAACTCTCAGCATCCCGGGCTATATCGAGGAGGTGGGGCACCCCTCGGTGACTGAGACATTCGTGGCCTTGAAGGCGGAGGTCGCCAATTGGCGCTGGGCCGGTGTGCCCTTCTACCTCCGTACGGGCAAGCGAATGGCAAAGCGCGTGTCCGAGATCGTGATCCAATTCCGCTCCATCCCTCATTCGATGTTCGAGAGCACCGCCGGCCGTATTGCGTCCAACCGCCTCGTCTTGCGCCTGCAGCCGGACGAAGCCGTCAAAATGTTCCTCATGATCAAAGACCCCGGGCCCGGCGGAATGCGCCTGCGCCAGGTCCCGCTCAACCTGTCCTTTGCAGAGACATTCGGCACGCGTCAGCCCGACGCCTATGAGCGGCTCTTGCTCGATGTCGTGCGCGGCAATCAAAGCCTGTTCATGCGCAGAGATGAAGTCGCCGCAGCCTGGCGCTGGGTCGATCCCATTCGGGATCATTGGGAACGCTCGAGCGACAGCCTGCAAGGGTATATCGGCGGAACATGGGGACCGAGTGCCGCCATTGCGCTCATGGAGCGCGACCACCGAAGCTGGCACGATGACAATGGCTGA
- a CDS encoding amidase: protein MNDLLGATATRLAQLMALGKVSPVDVVDASLAQVDRINPELNAFCLVLHEEARGKAKAAEAAVMRGDALGPLHGVPIAIKDLTATAGHRTTSGSKVFRDFVASEDAEIAASLLRAGAILIGKTTTPEFAYSGFTYSPLWGTTRNPWNPLRTSGGSSGGSAVAVATGCVAMAEGSDMGGSVRIPASCCGVIGLKPSLGRIPFSILPSSFESLAHFGPLARSCDDAALFLSVTQGPSDSDILSNPQPLDFDGGLDCDPSLLRVAISIDLGFYAVDPEVERNSRQMAERLQAMGATVREVELGWSHDAVQAWDMLWEVYLATHYGHLLRDHRDDLDPEVATLIENGFRINAVDLKRTEMIRTEMWRRLAKILQDHDALLCPTLSRPVSLASHNDSTESGFDARGRYRGGTMTSPFNLVSQCPVLSVPSGFTSDGLPTGLQIVGRRFDDLGVLKLGRLIESSWGHAGFPRPPIWEQSSA from the coding sequence GTGAATGATTTACTCGGCGCAACCGCCACCAGACTGGCGCAGCTCATGGCTTTGGGCAAGGTTTCACCCGTCGACGTCGTGGATGCCTCGCTGGCTCAGGTCGATCGGATCAATCCTGAACTCAACGCCTTCTGCCTCGTGCTTCATGAAGAGGCGCGAGGCAAGGCGAAGGCTGCAGAAGCTGCCGTGATGCGAGGAGATGCCCTGGGCCCTTTGCACGGGGTTCCCATCGCCATCAAAGACCTCACAGCGACGGCCGGACACAGAACCACATCGGGATCAAAGGTGTTCCGCGATTTCGTGGCTTCGGAGGATGCCGAGATCGCCGCATCGCTGCTCCGGGCCGGCGCCATTCTTATCGGAAAGACGACAACCCCAGAATTCGCCTATTCCGGATTCACCTACAGCCCCTTATGGGGCACGACGCGAAATCCCTGGAACCCCCTGCGCACCTCGGGAGGCAGTTCCGGTGGATCGGCGGTCGCGGTTGCCACGGGATGTGTGGCGATGGCAGAGGGTTCGGATATGGGTGGTTCTGTGCGCATCCCTGCGTCTTGCTGCGGCGTCATCGGGCTCAAACCCAGCCTTGGTCGGATCCCCTTCAGCATTCTTCCCAGCAGCTTCGAAAGCCTTGCGCATTTCGGGCCCCTCGCCCGGTCTTGCGACGATGCCGCTCTTTTCCTGTCGGTCACCCAAGGCCCCAGCGACAGCGATATTCTGTCCAATCCGCAACCGTTGGATTTCGATGGGGGACTGGACTGCGATCCTTCTCTGCTGCGGGTGGCGATCTCCATCGATCTTGGGTTCTATGCGGTGGATCCTGAGGTGGAGCGCAATAGCCGGCAGATGGCAGAGCGGCTACAGGCCATGGGAGCGACGGTCAGAGAGGTCGAACTGGGCTGGTCCCACGATGCGGTCCAGGCCTGGGACATGTTGTGGGAGGTCTATCTCGCCACCCATTACGGTCATCTTCTGAGGGACCATCGTGATGATCTTGACCCGGAAGTCGCAACGCTCATCGAGAACGGCTTCAGGATCAATGCGGTCGATCTCAAGCGGACGGAGATGATCCGAACGGAGATGTGGCGTCGTCTGGCCAAAATTCTACAAGATCATGATGCTTTGCTCTGCCCGACCCTCTCCCGGCCCGTGTCGCTGGCCAGTCATAACGATTCCACGGAAAGTGGCTTCGATGCTCGCGGAAGGTATCGCGGCGGAACCATGACATCGCCTTTCAACTTAGTCAGTCAATGCCCTGTTCTGTCGGTCCCGAGCGGATTCACTTCTGACGGACTGCCTACAGGTCTGCAGATCGTCGGCCGACGGTTCGATGACCTCGGTGTGCTCAAATTGGGTCGCTTAATTGAGTCTTCTTGGGGTCACGCCGGTTTTCCGAGACCTCCGATCTGGGAACAATCCTCCGCATGA
- a CDS encoding pyridoxal phosphate-dependent aminotransferase translates to MRFSSFVERISGEGSEAWAIHSAASAARRRGEDVVMLSIGDPDFSTPDLINTAAKTALDDGDTHYAEILGRHSLREAVAHHHRRTNGQPVEAENVIILAGAQNGLFSASMCLTQPGDEVIALEPMYVTYEASIRASGATLVPISQPASGGFRPDIAAIEAAVSERTRVIFFANPNNPTGVVLTREELEAIADIARRHDLWVVSDEVYASLTFEAPHIGIGSLPDMAQRTVTVGSLSKSHAMTGWRVGWIVAPEPMIEHLEKLALCMLYGLPGFIQSAATTALNEGLQEVAGMREIYLRRRDFLFERLSALPPLQCLKPQAGMFLMVDVRGTGMTSRDFAWGLYNETGVAVLDATAFGKSAEGYLRISYTVGEKELEEGCKRIQSYLESLKRRPGLVAGA, encoded by the coding sequence ATGCGGTTTTCTTCATTTGTTGAGCGTATCTCGGGTGAAGGGTCAGAAGCCTGGGCCATTCATAGCGCAGCCAGTGCCGCTCGCCGGCGGGGCGAGGACGTGGTGATGCTCAGCATCGGCGACCCGGACTTCTCCACGCCCGATCTCATCAACACTGCCGCCAAGACAGCGCTGGACGATGGCGACACCCATTATGCCGAGATCCTTGGCCGTCACTCCTTGCGGGAAGCGGTTGCACACCATCATCGACGGACGAATGGGCAGCCCGTGGAGGCTGAGAACGTCATCATATTGGCCGGCGCGCAAAACGGCCTGTTCTCCGCAAGCATGTGCCTCACTCAGCCTGGTGACGAGGTCATCGCGCTGGAACCCATGTATGTGACTTACGAGGCGAGCATCCGAGCCTCCGGAGCCACTCTCGTTCCGATTTCACAACCGGCATCCGGTGGCTTTCGGCCGGATATCGCAGCCATCGAGGCCGCCGTTTCCGAGCGCACCCGTGTGATCTTTTTCGCCAATCCCAACAATCCCACAGGGGTCGTCCTGACGCGAGAGGAGCTCGAGGCCATCGCGGACATCGCCCGCCGGCACGATCTGTGGGTCGTCTCGGATGAGGTCTATGCCAGCCTCACATTCGAAGCCCCTCATATCGGCATCGGCTCCCTTCCCGACATGGCTCAACGCACGGTGACCGTCGGCAGCCTGTCCAAGTCGCACGCCATGACCGGCTGGCGCGTCGGCTGGATCGTTGCGCCGGAGCCGATGATCGAGCATTTGGAAAAGCTCGCTCTGTGCATGTTGTACGGACTGCCCGGGTTCATCCAAAGTGCGGCGACCACAGCATTGAACGAAGGGCTGCAAGAGGTCGCCGGGATGCGCGAGATCTATCTGCGGCGCAGAGATTTCCTGTTTGAGCGATTGAGCGCCCTGCCCCCGTTGCAATGTCTGAAACCGCAAGCGGGAATGTTCCTTATGGTCGACGTGCGCGGCACAGGCATGACGAGCCGAGACTTTGCCTGGGGCCTCTATAATGAGACAGGCGTCGCTGTCCTGGATGCCACAGCCTTCGGAAAGAGCGCCGAGGGCTATCTCAGAATTTCCTACACGGTAGGCGAAAAAGAGCTCGAAGAAGGCTGCAAACGGATTCAGTCCTATCTGGAGAGCCTTAAACGACGACCGGGACTGGTCGCAGGTGCCTGA
- a CDS encoding ectoine synthase, with amino-acid sequence MLERSRAMIIKRLEDVIGTDRHVTGSTGTESRRLLLAADGLGYSLHHTIVPEGTEQHLHYKHHTESNYCIAGEGEVLDVATGVTHPIKPGTLYTLDKHDEHVLRATNGNMHLICIFVPALVGNEKHQSDGSYPPPD; translated from the coding sequence ATGTTGGAGCGGTCGCGAGCTATGATAATCAAACGGTTAGAGGATGTGATCGGAACGGATCGCCACGTGACGGGCAGCACTGGGACTGAGAGCCGTCGATTGCTTCTGGCGGCGGATGGCTTGGGATATTCGCTCCATCACACCATCGTTCCCGAAGGCACCGAACAGCATCTTCACTACAAGCATCATACGGAGTCGAATTACTGTATTGCGGGTGAAGGCGAAGTCTTAGATGTAGCCACGGGTGTCACGCATCCGATCAAGCCGGGGACTTTGTATACTCTGGATAAGCATGACGAGCATGTATTACGTGCAACAAATGGAAACATGCACCTGATTTGTATTTTCGTGCCGGCTCTGGTGGGCAACGAGAAGCATCAGTCTGACGGAAGCTATCCCCCTCCAGACTAA
- a CDS encoding TetR family transcriptional regulator C-terminal domain-containing protein encodes MTRGKFERKLPEDRRRSLIAATLKCLAEEGHAGLSVRKISSRAGISVGLINHHYPSKEALIAQAYETLASALLEAVREVVAEAGQDPRGRVTAFFRASFAKPALDHGVLRCWIVFWGMIDESPLLAQIHDRTYGDYRAFIEQLLQALAVDWAASAFDVRLAAIGLSALLDGLWLEWCLNPRTFSTEEAVILCENWVDSLSQRRS; translated from the coding sequence ATGACAAGAGGTAAATTCGAGCGAAAACTTCCTGAGGATCGGCGGCGTTCACTGATCGCCGCGACGCTGAAATGCTTGGCTGAAGAGGGGCATGCCGGCCTTTCGGTTCGGAAAATCAGCTCCAGGGCCGGAATCTCCGTGGGATTGATCAACCACCATTATCCCAGCAAGGAAGCTTTGATCGCTCAGGCCTATGAGACGCTCGCAAGCGCGCTCCTTGAAGCGGTGCGTGAGGTGGTCGCCGAAGCTGGCCAAGACCCTCGAGGCCGCGTCACGGCTTTCTTCAGAGCGTCTTTTGCGAAGCCCGCTCTTGATCATGGGGTCTTGAGATGCTGGATCGTGTTTTGGGGCATGATCGACGAGTCCCCGCTATTGGCGCAGATTCACGATCGGACCTATGGCGACTACCGCGCGTTCATCGAACAGCTGCTGCAGGCTTTGGCAGTGGACTGGGCGGCGAGTGCATTTGATGTGAGATTGGCAGCCATCGGCCTTTCCGCATTGCTTGATGGACTGTGGCTCGAATGGTGTCTGAATCCCCGCACCTTCAGCACCGAGGAAGCCGTAATCCTGTGCGAGAATTGGGTCGACTCCCTGAGCCAACGACGAAGCTGA
- a CDS encoding aspartate aminotransferase family protein, with product MSKREELVTRSASSYGIEDLPRIAYARGSYLYDVNGKRYLDGSGGPAVYCIGHSNEEVNEAIKSQLDKVAHAYRYLFTSDASDELVEIVRDLTGFANMVFVSSGSEAVESCLKIALQYWAAKDQMSKRRFIARRRSWHGNTLGALSVSGFRARRAAFEGSLLDVNFVSPANDYRRPEGVSSEALAAYLAQELEDEILKLGAENVAAFIFEPVVGAAGGVVPAPKGYAKAVQEVCRKHDVLMISDEVMCGAGRVGTWRALEHDGVMPDIMSVAKGLAAGYIPLGASLYTQTIRDVLVSAHGGPQTGHTFTGHTAACAAGVAVQRLIKRDGLIDHVRSRGATFQDQLRSALSHIPEVGDVRGRGYFIGIELVADPATKTPFPAELKIHADIGNTAFDKGLIVYPCTGNVDGFAGDTVIVSPAYNATEGELEEIITTLTASIEAAVGRARRGVAA from the coding sequence ATGTCCAAGAGAGAAGAACTCGTTACGCGCTCCGCCAGCAGTTACGGCATCGAAGATCTGCCCAGGATCGCCTATGCGCGCGGCAGCTATCTCTATGACGTGAATGGAAAACGGTATCTCGATGGATCTGGGGGACCGGCCGTCTATTGCATCGGTCATTCCAATGAGGAAGTGAACGAAGCGATTAAATCGCAATTGGACAAGGTTGCGCATGCTTATCGCTACCTGTTTACAAGCGATGCCTCGGATGAACTCGTGGAGATCGTCAGGGACCTCACGGGCTTTGCCAACATGGTCTTCGTGTCCAGCGGGTCGGAAGCCGTTGAATCCTGCCTGAAGATCGCGCTGCAATACTGGGCGGCCAAGGACCAGATGTCGAAGCGGCGCTTCATTGCGCGCCGCCGATCCTGGCATGGCAACACGCTGGGAGCGCTCTCCGTCTCCGGTTTTCGGGCGCGACGCGCCGCCTTCGAAGGAAGCCTGCTGGATGTGAACTTCGTCTCTCCGGCAAATGATTACCGCCGACCAGAAGGCGTCAGCTCTGAGGCGCTCGCCGCCTATCTGGCACAGGAGCTCGAAGATGAGATCCTGAAGCTTGGAGCGGAGAATGTGGCCGCCTTCATCTTCGAGCCAGTGGTCGGCGCCGCCGGCGGCGTCGTCCCCGCGCCAAAAGGCTATGCCAAGGCGGTTCAGGAGGTGTGCCGCAAACATGACGTCCTCATGATCTCGGATGAAGTCATGTGCGGTGCGGGACGGGTCGGCACGTGGCGTGCCTTGGAGCATGACGGAGTCATGCCCGACATCATGTCCGTGGCCAAGGGACTAGCGGCGGGCTACATCCCCCTGGGCGCCTCGCTCTATACGCAGACCATCCGTGATGTACTCGTCTCCGCCCATGGCGGGCCGCAGACGGGCCATACTTTCACTGGCCACACAGCCGCCTGCGCTGCGGGCGTAGCCGTCCAACGGCTGATCAAGCGGGACGGTTTGATCGATCATGTGCGCAGCCGTGGCGCCACCTTCCAGGACCAGCTCCGGTCTGCATTGAGCCATATTCCCGAGGTGGGCGACGTCCGAGGCCGAGGCTACTTCATCGGCATCGAACTCGTGGCGGATCCAGCCACGAAGACCCCCTTCCCGGCGGAGCTTAAAATTCACGCGGATATCGGCAATACGGCGTTTGACAAGGGGCTGATCGTGTATCCCTGCACCGGCAACGTCGATGGCTTTGCCGGCGATACCGTGATCGTCTCGCCTGCCTATAACGCCACGGAGGGAGAGCTCGAGGAGATCATCACCACCTTGACCGCATCGATCGAAGCGGCTGTGGGACGGGCTCGACGCGGTGTCGCTGCGTGA
- a CDS encoding glycerol-3-phosphate dehydrogenase: MRKAIADIAIIGGGINGCGIARDAIGRGLSVVLFERSDLGSGSSSASTKLLQGGSNHLRPLDLRSARASLAESAVLQRAAPHIIRPLRFILPYPSEFRAAWRVRSGFLLHNYLGGRSPLPSAKRLDLRRAPGGQPLNATCVRGYEYWDYQVDDSRLVILTALDAASRGAVIRTRTEVLTTHRKRDHWVIKFRDELSQREQELAARVLVNAAGPWVSDVSEHCLGQLDQKPRRLVKVSHIIVPRQWTGDHAYMFHQGAEHGVFAFPYERNFTLIGATKVDVTRDPSKVRVEPSEVDYLCARASECLKTPIDRSRVVSAFSSVHSLHDDPPADGRPAKQEYVLDLDTRQDAATLLTVHGGTIITFRRLAEDALRKLKRDFPRMGEAWTRLAPLPGGRFPVDGHDALVADVLRLSPACSLQLATRLVHSYGTFALDIARGTEREDDWGMVFGADLSEREVQYLVTREWARTAEDIVWRRSKLGYHMTGAQISALNAWMSEHFHAPAPLLSGSSGQMRKVHW, translated from the coding sequence GTGCGGAAGGCCATTGCCGACATTGCCATTATCGGCGGCGGCATCAACGGGTGTGGGATAGCGCGAGATGCGATCGGCAGAGGGTTATCGGTCGTCCTTTTTGAAAGGAGCGACTTAGGGTCAGGAAGCTCATCCGCCTCAACGAAGCTGCTGCAGGGCGGGTCAAATCATCTCAGACCACTCGATCTCCGTTCGGCACGAGCGTCGCTGGCGGAGAGCGCGGTGCTGCAAAGAGCAGCGCCCCACATCATCCGTCCCCTTCGCTTCATTCTCCCTTACCCCAGTGAGTTTCGGGCCGCCTGGCGGGTCCGATCGGGATTCCTCCTGCACAATTATCTTGGTGGTCGATCTCCGCTGCCCTCTGCCAAACGCCTAGATCTCCGAAGAGCGCCCGGAGGGCAGCCGCTGAATGCAACATGCGTTCGCGGATACGAGTATTGGGACTATCAGGTCGACGATTCCCGGCTCGTTATTCTCACCGCCCTGGACGCTGCTTCCAGAGGGGCGGTCATTCGAACGCGCACCGAAGTCCTTACCACTCACCGAAAACGCGACCATTGGGTTATCAAATTTCGCGATGAGCTCAGCCAGAGGGAGCAGGAGCTGGCGGCAAGGGTTCTCGTCAATGCCGCCGGCCCTTGGGTGTCAGACGTCTCTGAGCATTGCCTTGGGCAGCTTGATCAGAAACCTCGCCGTCTCGTCAAAGTCAGCCATATCATTGTTCCCCGGCAATGGACGGGCGATCATGCCTACATGTTCCACCAGGGAGCCGAGCATGGCGTTTTTGCCTTTCCTTATGAACGGAACTTCACCCTCATAGGAGCCACAAAGGTCGACGTCACACGAGACCCCTCGAAAGTCCGAGTCGAGCCGTCTGAGGTGGATTACCTCTGCGCGCGAGCGTCTGAGTGTCTCAAGACCCCCATCGATCGATCGCGTGTCGTGTCAGCCTTCTCAAGCGTTCATTCGCTTCATGATGATCCTCCGGCCGACGGACGACCGGCCAAACAGGAGTATGTTCTCGACCTCGACACCCGTCAGGATGCGGCAACCCTTCTGACTGTTCATGGCGGAACGATCATCACGTTCAGGCGACTGGCAGAGGATGCTCTCAGAAAACTAAAACGCGATTTTCCTCGCATGGGCGAAGCGTGGACCCGCTTGGCCCCCTTGCCTGGAGGCCGGTTTCCCGTAGACGGACACGACGCTCTTGTCGCCGATGTTTTGCGCCTATCCCCCGCCTGCAGTCTTCAACTTGCGACCAGGCTGGTCCACTCCTACGGCACCTTCGCGCTGGACATCGCGCGGGGCACGGAAAGGGAGGATGATTGGGGTATGGTGTTTGGCGCTGATCTCTCAGAGCGGGAGGTCCAGTATCTCGTGACCAGAGAATGGGCGCGCACCGCCGAAGACATCGTCTGGCGCCGCTCCAAACTTGGGTACCACATGACAGGCGCTCAGATTTCAGCACTCAATGCCTGGATGAGCGAGCATTTCCACGCACCTGCGCCGCTCCTGTCAGGATCCTCTGGCCAGATGCGAAAGGTGCACTGGTAA
- a CDS encoding NAD-dependent epimerase/dehydratase family protein — protein sequence MRFFITGTAGFIGFHLARRLLDEGHFVVGFDGMTPYYDVRLKEARHAILARSNGFQARIGMLEDMAALERAARDAEPEIIIHLAAQAGVRYSLENPRAYADSNLIGSFNVLEVARMLSPRHLLLASTSSAYGANEEMPFMEIHRTDHPITLYAATKKAMEVMSHSYAHLWTLPTTCFRFFTVYGPWGRPDMALFKFVDAIMKDLPIDIYGQGEMRRDFTYVDDLVEAIVRLVACIPVAGAPVSGEGVEDSLSPAAPWRLVNIAGGHTTELMEFVETIERCLGRTARRNMMPMQKGDVPATYADHRLLEHLTGFRPSTPVTEGVEKFVAWYRNERPGAGSNPEVEN from the coding sequence ATGCGGTTTTTCATTACCGGGACGGCAGGTTTCATTGGGTTTCACTTGGCAAGGCGCCTGCTCGACGAAGGGCACTTCGTGGTCGGATTTGATGGGATGACCCCTTATTATGACGTTCGCCTCAAGGAAGCGAGGCACGCGATCCTGGCGCGATCGAACGGCTTCCAGGCGCGAATCGGAATGTTGGAAGACATGGCCGCCTTGGAACGTGCTGCGCGGGACGCGGAGCCCGAGATCATCATCCATTTGGCTGCTCAAGCGGGGGTGAGATACAGCCTGGAAAATCCCCGTGCCTATGCAGATTCAAATCTCATAGGCTCCTTCAACGTGCTCGAAGTGGCACGAATGTTGTCGCCGCGTCATCTTCTCTTGGCTTCGACCAGTTCCGCCTATGGTGCCAATGAGGAAATGCCCTTCATGGAGATCCACCGCACGGACCACCCTATCACGCTCTATGCCGCGACGAAGAAGGCGATGGAGGTCATGTCCCATTCTTATGCCCATCTATGGACTCTGCCGACCACGTGCTTTCGCTTTTTCACCGTGTATGGACCGTGGGGCCGCCCCGACATGGCTCTGTTCAAATTCGTTGACGCGATCATGAAGGACCTGCCCATTGATATCTATGGCCAGGGTGAGATGCGGCGTGACTTCACCTATGTCGATGATCTGGTGGAGGCGATCGTCCGTCTGGTCGCCTGCATTCCCGTTGCAGGCGCTCCGGTAAGTGGTGAGGGCGTGGAGGACAGCCTGTCTCCCGCCGCGCCCTGGCGCTTGGTGAACATAGCCGGCGGGCATACAACGGAATTGATGGAGTTCGTCGAGACGATAGAACGATGCCTGGGAAGGACGGCACGCCGCAACATGATGCCCATGCAGAAGGGGGATGTCCCCGCAACCTATGCCGACCACAGACTGTTGGAGCACCTGACTGGTTTCAGGCCGTCGACACCTGTCACCGAGGGCGTCGAGAAATTTGTCGCCTGGTATCGAAATGAGCGCCCCGGGGCGGGATCCAACCCTGAGGTTGAAAACTAA
- a CDS encoding SapC family protein: MMAQSNGKMAANAPVPASLDFYKKVAILRLPQHRDLQLSVRNNYRFAARTVAVPITVSEISHAASTYPVVFADSDKPAPLAVLGVRANENLFVEPDGSWRKGAYVPAFIRRYPFGLVQTPGTSTLSLAIDESSDRLMKEPSGEGASVPLFTEEGKPAPMALSALELCKAMNQDIRRTDQFISDLSTLNLLVAKRADVKLPDNSKLKLDGFRIIAENQLRDMAAEKVVEWHRNGWLGAASLHLASQPNWNRLVEIYLNRISSS; the protein is encoded by the coding sequence ATGATGGCACAATCCAACGGCAAAATGGCGGCCAATGCGCCGGTCCCGGCCAGTCTGGACTTTTACAAGAAGGTCGCCATTCTCAGGCTCCCGCAGCACAGGGATCTTCAGCTCAGTGTTCGCAACAACTACCGCTTTGCCGCACGAACTGTGGCCGTTCCGATAACGGTATCGGAGATCTCCCACGCCGCCTCGACCTATCCGGTCGTCTTTGCCGACAGTGACAAGCCAGCACCTCTGGCAGTGCTCGGGGTCCGTGCGAATGAAAATCTCTTCGTCGAACCCGACGGTTCATGGCGTAAGGGCGCCTATGTTCCTGCTTTCATACGGCGCTACCCGTTTGGGCTCGTGCAGACCCCGGGAACCAGCACCCTGTCCTTGGCCATCGACGAGTCTTCGGACAGGTTGATGAAGGAGCCCAGTGGGGAAGGGGCGAGCGTTCCCCTGTTCACCGAGGAGGGGAAGCCGGCGCCCATGGCGCTTTCGGCACTCGAGCTGTGCAAGGCAATGAACCAAGACATCCGACGCACGGATCAGTTTATCTCTGACCTCTCCACACTGAATTTGCTTGTTGCCAAGCGCGCAGACGTGAAGCTTCCTGACAACAGCAAGTTGAAGCTGGATGGGTTTCGGATCATTGCCGAAAATCAGCTGAGGGATATGGCCGCTGAGAAGGTCGTGGAGTGGCATCGTAACGGCTGGCTCGGGGCTGCCAGTCTGCATTTGGCATCGCAACCCAACTGGAACCGCTTGGTTGAGATATACTTGAACCGGATTTCAAGCAGCTGA